The following DNA comes from Enterocloster bolteae.
AAACCGCGGTATGTGGTGATGAAGGAAGGGGAACAGGAAAAGCGCAGGAAGGCGGAGCTGGAAAATGGTTCCGAGGTAACCGGGGCTCTGGTTCAGGCTATCCTGGTTGTGAAAAAGGCACCCTGGCACTGATAGGGATTGGATCATACACATTGGATGGTGCCAATTATAGGAAGCCAATTAAATAAATACCATGGGCCGTTAACAGGCAAAATCCCAGGATTCTGCTTGTTAGCGGTTTTTATTAACCCTGAAATTATTTCTCCCATCTGTCACCCTGCCTGCTGTCACCCCACCTGTCTCTTGACCGGTTACTGGATAATCCGGACCCGACCACGTCCTTCCCCCTTCCCCCTTCCGTCCACACCCCTGTCTAACCCGGCAAACCTGCCGCAATCATATTAAAAAAATAAAAAAAATTCCCTGGCACACTGTAAAGTTTTATCCGCCATGTACGATAAGTACTATAGAAATATCACAACCACTTATCAGGACCACCATACAAAGAGCATGTAAGGAAAGGAAGCCGGACATATGGATATAAAGGTATCAAGAAATTACGCAGCCTATCAGAAGGCAGTAAGCAATGCAAAACATACGGAAAAAAGCCTTTCCGCTCCCGTACAGGCAGCCGGTAAGGCTAGAGGAGACGCTATCTGCATCAGCAGCGAGGGTGTGAAAATGAGCGGTGCATCCTCATTTTCAGCCGCACTGTCAAGGTCCATGGAAGAAGGGGCTCCGGCTGATCGGATTGCCGCCATAAAGCAGCAGGTGCAGGAGGGGACATACCAGGTGCCGGCAGAGCAGATTGCCAGGCGCCTTATGAGCGGTCTGTAGGAGGGGAAAATATTGGAAGAAATCATTGATTTTTTGGGAGAATATGCAGAAACACTGGAGGCCATGGAACAAAAGCAGATTGAAAAGCTGGGACTTCTGATGACCAGGGAACTGGATAAGGTTGAGCAGACCATCATGATGCAGGAGGCCATGGATAAGAAGCTGGAGAACATGGAGCAGAGGCGCCGGAAGCTGTTTGTCTCCTATGGGATTGAGGGCAGGACCTTAAAGCAGATTGCTGAGGATGCAGGCCCGGAGCAGAGAAAGGAACTTATGGACCTGTACCGCAGAATGGACGGAGCCATTGGCAATATACAGTATTACAACCAGAAGGCGGAGGCGTTAGCCAAGTCGGAGCTGGAACAGATGGGAATTGACTCCCGGTATGTGGGAAATCCCACCGGCATCTACGGGCGTCCCGCGTTCAGCAAGGGCAGTAAACTGGAGAAAAAGGCCTGACAGAGGCTGACATAGGAGAGTGGTAAAGTGAGACCGACATTTATGGGGCTGGAGACAGCCAAAAGAGGAATTCAGGTTAATCAGAAGGCCATTGATATTGTAGGCAATAATATAAGCAATTCCAAAACAAAAGGGTATACCAGGCAGCGTCTGGATACAGTGAGTGTCCATACC
Coding sequences within:
- the flgM gene encoding flagellar biosynthesis anti-sigma factor FlgM, producing the protein MDIKVSRNYAAYQKAVSNAKHTEKSLSAPVQAAGKARGDAICISSEGVKMSGASSFSAALSRSMEEGAPADRIAAIKQQVQEGTYQVPAEQIARRLMSGL
- the flgN gene encoding flagellar export chaperone FlgN — protein: MEEIIDFLGEYAETLEAMEQKQIEKLGLLMTRELDKVEQTIMMQEAMDKKLENMEQRRRKLFVSYGIEGRTLKQIAEDAGPEQRKELMDLYRRMDGAIGNIQYYNQKAEALAKSELEQMGIDSRYVGNPTGIYGRPAFSKGSKLEKKA